The following proteins come from a genomic window of Panthera leo isolate Ple1 chromosome E2, P.leo_Ple1_pat1.1, whole genome shotgun sequence:
- the LOC122208110 gene encoding agouti-related protein isoform X3 — protein MLTAVLLSWALLLTLPPMQEAQRGLAPLEGIRRPDQALFPELPGLGRQPPLKRTSAEQSIEALLQEAEALTEVLDPEGREPRSPRRCVRLQESCLGHQVSCCDPCATCYCRFFNAFCYCRKLGTATIPCSRT, from the exons ATGCTGACTGCAGTGCTGCTGAGCTGGGCCCTGCTGCTGACACTTCCCCCTATGCAGGAAGCTCAGAGGGGCTTGGCCCCTCTGGAAGGCATCAGAAGGCCTGACCAGGCCCTGTTCCCAGAGCTGCCAG GCCTGGGCCGGCAGCCTCCACTGAAACGGACAAGCGCAGAACAGTCCATAGAAGCTCTGCTACAGGAGGCTGAGGCCTTGACAGAG GTACTAGATCCGGAGGGCCGCGAGCCACGCTCCCCGCGACGCTGTGTAAGGCTGCAGGAGTCCTGTCTGGGACACCAGGTATCGTGTTGCGACCCATGTGCCACATGCTACTGCCGTTTCTTCAACGCCTTCTGCTATTGCCGCAAGCTGGGTACTGCCACGATCCCCTGCAGCCGTACCTAG